A genomic region of Candidatus Stoquefichus sp. SB1 contains the following coding sequences:
- a CDS encoding ABC transporter substrate-binding protein, translated as MNFKKVLSAVAAASMLVGCGSGNGGSKGVELKDGDTIKIGFVGPTSGETSTYGIPVARSIELAIADYNASKDAKYKVELLKEDSAGDAQQATSAYKKLVGEGIVGIVGPVITAEGLALGEASKNDGTPIVSSSTSGDSVTLNNDGSTKANYFRTCSNDSMGGKTIASAIGKGTIKASKVAILTNSDSDYSGGCTDSFVKQAKEDGTQIVLEKKYPQTQKDFKTYIQQVMSSGADAVFIPDYYETIATMVKQFKDAGFKGTFLGTDGWDGVLSVKDVDKSIFNGAYYTNTFDDRVEAVQKYVEAYKAKYNAETNMFGTMAYDATWVLIKAVEAAGTTDPEKVCAALEKTDYTGITGTFKFDSQHNPTKELVVKTIKDGAYTYLD; from the coding sequence ATGAATTTTAAGAAAGTTTTATCTGCAGTTGCAGCGGCAAGCATGCTTGTTGGATGTGGTAGTGGAAATGGTGGATCTAAAGGTGTTGAATTAAAAGATGGAGATACAATCAAGATTGGATTTGTTGGCCCTACTTCTGGTGAAACATCAACTTATGGTATTCCAGTTGCGCGTTCTATTGAATTAGCGATTGCTGATTATAATGCGTCAAAGGATGCTAAGTATAAAGTTGAATTGTTGAAAGAAGATTCTGCTGGTGATGCACAACAAGCAACAAGTGCTTATAAGAAATTAGTTGGAGAAGGTATTGTTGGAATTGTTGGACCAGTTATTACTGCTGAAGGTTTGGCTTTAGGTGAAGCTTCTAAGAATGATGGAACACCAATCGTATCTTCAAGTACTTCAGGAGATAGTGTGACTTTAAATAATGATGGTAGTACAAAAGCTAATTATTTTAGAACTTGTTCAAATGATTCAATGGGTGGAAAAACAATTGCTTCTGCTATTGGAAAAGGAACAATTAAAGCAAGTAAAGTTGCTATTTTAACAAATAGTGATAGTGATTATAGTGGTGGATGTACAGATTCATTTGTGAAACAGGCAAAAGAAGATGGAACACAAATTGTATTAGAAAAGAAATATCCACAAACACAAAAAGATTTTAAAACTTATATTCAACAAGTTATGAGTTCTGGTGCTGATGCAGTTTTCATTCCAGATTATTATGAAACAATTGCAACAATGGTGAAACAATTTAAAGATGCTGGGTTCAAAGGTACATTCTTAGGAACAGATGGTTGGGATGGCGTTTTATCAGTAAAAGATGTTGATAAATCTATTTTCAACGGAGCATATTATACAAATACATTTGATGATCGTGTTGAAGCAGTTCAAAAATATGTTGAAGCTTATAAAGCAAAATATAATGCAGAAACAAATATGTTTGGAACAATGGCTTATGATGCGACTTGGGTATTGATTAAAGCTGTTGAAGCGGCTGGAACAACTGATCCAGAAAAAGTTTGTGCTGCATTAGAAAAAACTGATTATACAGGTATTACAGGAACTTTCAAATTTGATAGTCAACATAATCCAACAAAAGAGTTGGTTGTTAAAACAATCAAAGATGGAGCATATACTTATTTAGATTAA